A genomic segment from Bryobacteraceae bacterium encodes:
- a CDS encoding ABC transporter ATP-binding protein translates to MIRSAAMSEQAHESAPLLAAEISVSYPGKPRALDRVAFTVEAGETVGLIGQSGSGKSTLALAILRLLGRGAAVEGVLRFDGRDLLTLTEREMRGVRGRGIGLVLQSPSASMNPSLRLESHLAEAWRAHGETPWKTEKPRVRELLGTLGLPADDAFLSRYPHQVSVGQAQRVMIAAAILHRPRLLIADEPTSALDAFSAAEVLALLHRLSTGMGMAVLFISHDLRSVAALCRRALILEHGRVVEAGRTEEIFHRPVHPAARRLVDAMAALDRGFQLSAFAAAVDREGGEELSRKDRVVSSAEQAG, encoded by the coding sequence TTGATCCGCTCCGCAGCGATGTCCGAACAGGCGCACGAATCCGCTCCGTTGCTCGCCGCCGAGATTTCGGTGAGCTACCCGGGGAAGCCACGCGCCCTCGACCGTGTCGCATTCACGGTGGAGGCAGGCGAGACGGTCGGGTTGATCGGCCAGAGCGGCTCGGGGAAGAGCACCCTCGCGCTCGCGATTCTGCGGTTGCTTGGGCGGGGCGCGGCGGTAGAGGGTGTCCTGCGTTTCGATGGCCGTGATCTTCTGACGCTGACCGAGCGCGAGATGCGCGGCGTCCGCGGGCGCGGGATCGGCCTCGTGCTCCAGAGCCCCTCGGCGTCGATGAATCCGTCGCTGCGCCTGGAGAGCCACCTCGCCGAGGCATGGCGAGCGCATGGAGAAACACCGTGGAAGACGGAGAAGCCGCGCGTCCGCGAACTGCTTGGGACTCTCGGGCTCCCGGCCGATGACGCGTTTCTCTCGCGCTATCCGCATCAGGTGAGCGTCGGACAGGCCCAGCGGGTGATGATCGCGGCCGCGATCCTGCATCGGCCGCGGCTACTGATCGCCGATGAACCCACCAGTGCGCTCGACGCCTTCTCGGCGGCCGAGGTGCTCGCACTGCTGCACCGGCTGAGCACCGGGATGGGGATGGCCGTGCTGTTCATCTCACACGACCTGCGCAGCGTGGCGGCGCTGTGCCGGCGCGCACTGATTCTCGAGCACGGGCGCGTGGTGGAGGCCGGGCGGACCGAAGAGATCTTCCACCGGCCCGTGCATCCGGCGGCACGGCGGCTGGTGGACGCGATGGCTGCGCTCGACCGGGGGTTCCAGTTGTCGGCGTTCGCGGCCGCCGTCGACCGGGAAGGCGGCGAGGAACTGTCCCGGAAGGACCGTGTGGTGAGTTCGGCGGAGCAGGCCGGCTGA
- the dut gene encoding dUTP diphosphatase has protein sequence MSPAKVRISRLRPEAQIPRYAHGPLEDAGMDLHAAEDALLEPGIPVLVPTGIAIELPPGFEAQVRPRSGLASKHGIAIPNAPGTIDPGYRGEIRVALINLGRAAYRIASGDRIAQMIVARYEAVEWIEADLAESARGAGGFGSSGR, from the coding sequence ATGTCCCCGGCGAAAGTACGTATCAGCAGGCTGAGACCCGAGGCGCAGATTCCCCGCTATGCGCACGGCCCACTCGAAGATGCCGGCATGGACCTTCACGCGGCCGAAGACGCCCTGCTCGAGCCCGGCATCCCCGTGCTTGTGCCCACCGGAATCGCTATCGAACTGCCGCCTGGCTTCGAAGCGCAGGTCCGCCCTCGCAGCGGCTTGGCCTCCAAGCACGGCATCGCCATCCCCAATGCCCCGGGCACCATCGACCCCGGCTACCGCGGCGAAATCCGCGTTGCTCTGATCAACCTTGGGCGCGCCGCGTACCGGATCGCTTCTGGAGACCGCATCGCTCAGATGATCGTGGCCCGATACGAAGCCGTCGAGTGGATCGAAGCCGACCTGGCCGAAAGTGCCCGCGGCGCCGGCGGATTCGGCAGTTCCGGCCGCTGA
- a CDS encoding ABC transporter permease produces MSLAMDSIRAHKLRSALTLLGVIIGVASVILVGAAIDGLGVYAEESTAKAFGSDSYLIAQIAQVGRSTRKERAEKLKRNKRITTEELDYLRTTTGDQIQYSPYRLQFEDVRRDNLLVEGASIIGVSADMAELRDLAIVDGRFFTPQEERMRQNVCIIGDEIRTTLFEGASPLERTIKIRGLDFRVLGVQDKLGAVGGRSQDNQVWIPATAFTRVFGPSNSMAIFGRPRPDSGLDFYAGLDETRVALRTRFKTPPGAEDNFDILTPDSIRSFVDQILGLVAAVVVPVTLISLVVGGIVIMNIMLVSVTERTREIGIRKAIGARHGDIMLQFLIEAVILSLFGGLIGLGLGAVGAWVLGMALEVELPVTAPYVALAVAVSSLAGILSGWYPASRAASMDPVAALRAE; encoded by the coding sequence ATGAGTCTCGCCATGGACTCGATCCGTGCCCACAAGCTCCGCAGCGCACTGACGTTGCTCGGAGTGATCATCGGCGTTGCGAGTGTCATTCTCGTCGGCGCGGCGATCGATGGACTTGGTGTCTACGCGGAAGAATCGACCGCAAAAGCCTTCGGCAGCGATTCGTATCTGATCGCGCAGATTGCCCAGGTGGGCCGCAGTACGCGCAAGGAGCGCGCCGAGAAGCTGAAGCGAAACAAGCGCATCACCACCGAAGAGCTGGATTACCTCCGGACGACAACGGGCGATCAGATCCAGTACAGCCCCTATCGTCTGCAGTTCGAGGACGTCCGCCGCGACAATCTCCTTGTCGAGGGAGCGAGCATCATCGGCGTCTCCGCCGACATGGCCGAACTCCGCGATCTTGCCATCGTCGACGGCCGCTTCTTCACGCCGCAGGAAGAGCGCATGCGGCAGAACGTATGTATCATCGGCGACGAGATCCGGACAACGCTGTTCGAAGGCGCCTCGCCGCTCGAGAGGACAATCAAGATCCGCGGGCTCGACTTTCGCGTATTGGGCGTTCAGGACAAGCTCGGCGCAGTGGGCGGGCGCAGCCAGGACAACCAGGTCTGGATCCCGGCCACGGCGTTCACGCGCGTCTTCGGGCCGTCGAATTCGATGGCCATCTTCGGCCGGCCCCGTCCGGATTCCGGGCTCGACTTCTATGCCGGACTCGACGAGACGCGGGTCGCGCTACGAACGCGATTCAAGACCCCGCCCGGCGCCGAGGACAACTTCGATATCCTCACGCCCGATTCGATCCGGTCTTTCGTCGACCAGATCCTCGGCCTCGTGGCGGCCGTCGTGGTTCCCGTGACGCTGATTTCGCTTGTTGTGGGCGGCATCGTGATCATGAACATCATGCTCGTCAGCGTCACCGAACGGACTCGCGAGATCGGCATCCGGAAGGCGATCGGAGCGCGGCACGGCGACATCATGCTGCAGTTTCTCATTGAGGCCGTCATCCTGTCCCTGTTCGGCGGCCTGATCGGGCTTGGGCTCGGCGCGGTGGGCGCGTGGGTGCTCGGCATGGCGCTCGAGGTGGAACTGCCGGTAACCGCGCCCTACGTGGCTCTGGCGGTGGCGGTGTCGAGCCTCGCGGGTATTCTTTCCGGCTGGTATCCGGCATCGCGCGCCGCGAGCATGGATCCGGTGGCCGCGTTGAGAGCGGAGTAG
- the uppS gene encoding polyprenyl diphosphate synthase: MFHTAIIMDGNGRWAARRGLPRLAGHREGAESLRRILKAAPGLGITDLTVYAFSADNWKRPPVEVDGLMRLLGVFLEQETAALVDAGVRFTAIGRRDRLPLGLRQALLGTETATCHARNLHLRVALDYSSRDTILAAAAAGPRTREDLDRLMPAPPVDLLVRTADEQRLSDFLLWECAYAEFWFTPRMWPEFGVEDLAEAVGAFRSRNRRFGGLAAASTHNAA; this comes from the coding sequence ATGTTTCACACCGCTATCATCATGGACGGGAACGGCCGCTGGGCCGCCCGCCGGGGGCTTCCACGCCTCGCCGGACACCGCGAAGGTGCAGAATCGCTGCGGAGGATCCTGAAAGCCGCGCCGGGTCTCGGGATTACGGATCTGACGGTCTACGCCTTCTCGGCCGACAACTGGAAGCGCCCGCCGGTCGAAGTCGACGGCCTGATGCGGCTTCTTGGCGTCTTCCTCGAACAGGAGACAGCCGCGCTCGTTGACGCAGGGGTCCGTTTCACGGCGATCGGGCGGCGGGACCGCCTGCCACTCGGCCTCCGGCAGGCGCTGCTCGGAACCGAAACCGCCACCTGCCACGCGCGCAACCTGCATCTGCGCGTTGCGCTCGACTATTCCTCGCGCGACACGATTCTCGCCGCCGCCGCTGCCGGTCCCCGAACCCGGGAGGACCTCGATAGGCTGATGCCGGCGCCGCCTGTGGACCTGCTCGTCCGCACCGCCGACGAGCAGCGTTTGTCGGATTTCCTTCTTTGGGAGTGTGCATACGCCGAGTTCTGGTTCACTCCGCGGATGTGGCCGGAGTTCGGGGTCGAAGATCTGGCCGAGGCCGTCGGGGCGTTCCGCTCCCGGAACCGGCGCTTTGGCGGACTTGCGGCGGCCTCAACCCACAACGCGGCCTGA
- a CDS encoding diguanylate cyclase yields MAKYPLLARAYLMAVLAGGLSLFALSFANWESANPSRFVFFLSTSLLSALFKVRLPGVTGTMSLYFLMVLVGIPYLSWPEIVVVACAATAFQTAWHAAKRPGAIQYLFNFAACAIATTGAHFVYKWEWLMQWRLEPAVHVGVAAMAYFLLSTVPFALVVGLTERKSVAGVWRESSFWSFPYYLLGALIAGFVNFLQQWVGWQSTLMLAPVLFLLFRSYRSYIVRLEAQKAHAEQMAALHLRTIESLALAIDAKDAGAHEHLHRMQVFSLAIGQELGMGPAALEALRAAALLHDIGKLAVPEHIVSKPGKLTPEEFEKMKIHPGVGAGILERVRFPYPVAPLVAAHHERWDGTGYPLGLRGEEIPLGARILAAVDTYDALISERSYRAAMSPSEAMRRIVEQTGSAFDPAVVSVLESKYQELDEKARTGSHLEELAELATTSRCGDESGEEAVDAGAGSAEEAHFVQTIAAARHEVQAMFEIAQDLSRSLSLTDTLSVVASRVSALLPHDSLAIYVIEGDSLRAQFTAGEDRALFASLNIPIGQGLSGWVVEHRTPICNGNPSVEPGYLNDPRKFSRLQSALVVPIETEAGVLGALALYRAPKSAFTLDDQRVLVTVAAKLSVFVENAERLKRVETSAATDFLTGLPNARALFVQLHEELSRARRNGTTTAVLVGDLDGFKQVNDRYGHLAGNDVLRQVAAGLKAHCRDYDVVARMGGDEFVVVMPGTGHEGAAERIEALRRVVVDAGRAICGDAIVGLSIGVACFPADGQDAESLLLEADRQMYKVKHSRKGMSQLAAALRAAGSGAVAGDPDPAGKVPAKAGADAP; encoded by the coding sequence ATGGCAAAGTACCCGCTATTGGCGCGAGCCTACCTGATGGCCGTACTCGCGGGCGGACTGTCGCTGTTCGCGTTATCGTTCGCGAACTGGGAATCGGCCAATCCGTCACGATTCGTTTTCTTTCTTTCCACCTCCCTGCTGTCGGCGCTGTTCAAGGTCCGCCTCCCGGGCGTCACCGGGACCATGTCGCTCTACTTCCTGATGGTACTTGTCGGCATCCCGTACCTATCCTGGCCCGAAATCGTTGTCGTCGCCTGCGCGGCTACCGCTTTTCAAACCGCTTGGCACGCCGCGAAACGTCCGGGCGCCATCCAGTACCTGTTCAACTTCGCGGCCTGCGCGATTGCCACCACTGGCGCTCACTTCGTGTACAAGTGGGAGTGGCTGATGCAATGGCGCCTCGAGCCAGCCGTCCACGTGGGCGTGGCCGCGATGGCGTACTTTCTGCTGAGCACCGTACCGTTCGCGCTGGTGGTGGGCCTTACTGAGCGCAAGTCCGTGGCCGGAGTGTGGCGGGAAAGCTCGTTCTGGTCATTCCCCTACTACCTCCTGGGCGCGCTGATTGCCGGCTTTGTGAACTTCCTGCAGCAGTGGGTCGGGTGGCAAAGCACGCTCATGCTCGCGCCGGTGCTGTTCCTGCTCTTCCGCTCCTACCGCAGCTACATCGTCCGGCTCGAGGCGCAGAAGGCGCATGCCGAACAGATGGCGGCGCTGCACCTGCGGACCATCGAGTCGCTTGCGCTTGCCATCGACGCCAAGGACGCCGGCGCTCACGAGCATCTGCACCGCATGCAAGTGTTTTCGCTGGCGATCGGCCAGGAACTCGGTATGGGCCCCGCGGCGCTCGAGGCCCTGCGCGCGGCCGCGCTCCTGCACGACATCGGCAAGCTCGCGGTTCCCGAGCACATCGTGTCCAAGCCGGGCAAGCTGACTCCCGAAGAGTTCGAAAAGATGAAGATCCATCCGGGTGTCGGCGCGGGCATTCTCGAGCGGGTGCGCTTCCCCTACCCGGTGGCGCCCCTGGTGGCGGCGCACCACGAGCGTTGGGACGGTACGGGGTATCCGCTGGGCCTGCGTGGGGAGGAGATTCCGCTTGGGGCGCGAATCCTCGCCGCCGTCGATACGTATGACGCACTCATCTCCGAACGAAGCTATCGCGCCGCGATGTCTCCCTCCGAGGCAATGCGGAGAATCGTCGAGCAGACCGGAAGCGCGTTTGACCCGGCCGTGGTGTCCGTCCTTGAAAGCAAGTACCAGGAGCTTGACGAAAAGGCGCGCACGGGGTCCCATCTCGAAGAACTGGCCGAGTTGGCGACCACCTCGCGCTGTGGCGACGAATCCGGCGAGGAAGCCGTCGATGCGGGAGCCGGCTCCGCCGAGGAGGCCCATTTCGTTCAAACGATCGCCGCGGCGCGCCACGAAGTGCAGGCGATGTTTGAGATCGCTCAGGACTTGTCGCGGTCACTCAGCCTCACTGACACGTTGTCGGTGGTGGCTTCCCGTGTGTCCGCTCTTCTTCCGCACGACTCGCTCGCCATCTACGTCATTGAAGGCGATTCGCTCCGCGCTCAGTTCACCGCCGGCGAAGACCGGGCGCTGTTCGCTTCGCTCAACATCCCCATCGGCCAAGGGCTATCCGGCTGGGTAGTGGAACACCGCACGCCCATCTGCAACGGCAACCCGTCGGTGGAGCCGGGCTACCTGAACGATCCGCGCAAGTTCAGCCGCCTCCAGAGCGCGCTCGTCGTGCCGATCGAAACCGAGGCCGGCGTCCTCGGAGCGCTGGCACTGTACCGCGCCCCGAAGTCCGCCTTCACCCTTGATGATCAACGCGTGCTGGTGACCGTCGCCGCCAAGCTGTCCGTATTCGTCGAAAACGCCGAGCGGCTGAAACGCGTGGAAACCTCCGCCGCCACGGACTTCCTCACGGGCCTCCCGAACGCGCGCGCTCTCTTCGTGCAGCTTCACGAAGAACTATCGCGCGCCCGCCGCAACGGAACCACCACCGCGGTCCTCGTCGGCGACCTCGACGGCTTCAAGCAGGTGAACGACCGCTACGGCCACCTCGCCGGGAACGACGTCCTTCGGCAGGTGGCGGCCGGCTTGAAGGCGCACTGCAGGGACTACGATGTGGTGGCGCGCATGGGCGGCGACGAGTTCGTGGTCGTAATGCCGGGAACCGGCCACGAAGGCGCGGCTGAACGGATCGAAGCGCTGCGGCGCGTGGTGGTGGACGCCGGCCGCGCAATCTGCGGCGACGCGATCGTTGGGCTTAGTATCGGCGTTGCCTGCTTTCCCGCCGATGGGCAGGACGCCGAGAGCCTGCTGCTCGAGGCGGACCGGCAGATGTACAAGGTGAAACACTCGCGCAAAGGGATGTCGCAACTGGCGGCCGCGCTACGGGCGGCCGGTTCGGGCGCGGTAGCTGGCGATCCCGACCCCGCCGGCAAAGTGCCTGCCAAGGCCGGCGCCGATGCCCCCTAG
- a CDS encoding glycosyltransferase, whose protein sequence is MAEPTHPETPQQEPSAPIVSVLMVSFNCIEALRTSLSALESAPDRAEFEILVTDHGSTDGSQLIDTEFPEINVLRLPHFCGQTKARNIGLRTARGEFVLLLAPGIVLDPGAVTALAHRLESEAGVLAVCPTIAGADGKVVSRQLALPDATAAARSWRDPQAELGAGTGLHDGHAILLRRRTIQGINYLDERYGEAWGDVELAFQIRRAGKKILQVADIGGRIGIPEGAWKPSDSRYRAAFDADAANGAASYIGKHFGLIPALVFRIKLILGAFGKTITFQNPGYQVSLLSRLVSGYKIDGTSPEL, encoded by the coding sequence ATGGCCGAGCCGACGCACCCCGAAACGCCCCAGCAGGAACCTTCCGCCCCGATAGTTTCGGTACTGATGGTGAGTTTCAACTGCATCGAGGCGCTACGCACATCGCTCTCGGCGCTCGAATCCGCGCCCGACCGGGCGGAGTTCGAAATCCTCGTTACCGACCACGGCTCCACCGACGGCTCCCAATTGATCGACACCGAGTTTCCCGAGATCAACGTCCTCCGCCTGCCTCATTTCTGCGGCCAGACCAAGGCGCGCAACATCGGCCTGCGGACCGCCCGCGGCGAGTTCGTGCTCCTGCTCGCGCCTGGCATCGTGCTCGACCCAGGCGCCGTGACCGCCCTCGCCCATCGTCTCGAAAGCGAAGCCGGCGTGCTCGCCGTCTGCCCGACAATCGCCGGCGCGGATGGAAAAGTCGTGAGCCGGCAACTGGCGCTACCGGACGCAACCGCGGCGGCGCGCTCGTGGCGCGACCCGCAGGCCGAACTGGGCGCAGGAACTGGCCTCCACGACGGGCACGCCATCCTCCTGCGCCGGCGCACGATTCAGGGGATCAACTACCTCGATGAACGCTACGGCGAAGCTTGGGGCGACGTTGAACTCGCATTCCAAATCCGGCGGGCAGGGAAGAAGATCCTCCAGGTCGCCGACATCGGAGGGCGGATTGGCATTCCCGAAGGTGCCTGGAAACCCTCGGATTCCCGGTACCGGGCAGCCTTCGACGCCGACGCCGCCAACGGGGCCGCCTCCTACATCGGCAAGCACTTCGGCCTCATTCCCGCCCTGGTGTTCAGGATCAAGCTGATTCTAGGGGCTTTCGGAAAGACGATTACGTTTCAGAATCCTGGCTACCAGGTATCTCTCCTCAGCCGCCTCGTCTCCGGCTACAAGATCGACGGAACGTCGCCGGAACTATAA